The sequence CTGTCACATGGACTCCTAGTGTAACGATGAGCGCAGCCGAGCCCGCAATGAGCATGTGCGTGCGCAGGCCTGCGGGCTTGTTCTTGGATTCCCGCTCAAATCCGATCACACCTCCAAGGATACATGCGATCAACACATCGAGTGCTATCCAAAGCTGGTCTTCAAATCCGATCATCATATGCGAATATATCGGCTTGGTGCTAAATTCTAAGAATCGACTAATTCTTGATGATCACACGACTGTGG comes from Flavobacteriales bacterium and encodes:
- a CDS encoding MgtC/SapB family protein, which produces MMIGFEDQLWIALDVLIACILGGVIGFERESKNKPAGLRTHMLIAGSAALIVTLGVHVT